The Bacillus marinisedimentorum genomic interval GGATTCATGGTGACCCAGATTGATGATAAAGGTTTCCTCCGTTTCCAGACAGTCGGCGGCTGGTGGTCACAGGTCATGCTGGCCCAGCGTGTAACGATCCAAACAAGGAAAGGCGATATCACAGGTGTTGTCGGTTCCAAGCCGCCGCACATCCTGCCTGCGGAAGCACGGAAAAAGCCGGTTGAAATCAAAGATATGTTCATCGATATCGGAGCATCCAGCAAGGATGAAGCGATGGAGTGGGGAGTAAAACCGGGAGATTCCATTGTGCCTTATTTTGAATTCACCGTCATGAACAATGAAAAAATGCTCCTTGCAAAAGCATGGGATAACCGCATCGGCTGTGCAATCGCCATTGACGTATTGAAGAAGCTCAAGGATGAGGCCCACCCGAATGTCGTCTACGGCGTAGGAAATGTCCAGGAGGAAGTTGGGCTGCGGGGTGCAAAAACCGCAACCAATCTTATTAAGCCTGACATCGGATTCGCTGTTGATGTCGGTATTGCCGGCGACACACCGGGGATTACTGAAAAAGAAGCGCAAAGCAAAATGGGTGAAGGACCGCAAATCATCCTTTATGATGCATCAATGGTCTCCCACAAAGGCTTGCGTGACTTTGTAACGGATACAGCTGATAAAGCAGGGATTCCTTATCAGTTTGATGCCATTGCAGGCGGCGGCACAGATGCCGGTTCCATCCACCTGACGGCAAACGGCGTACCTGCGCTTTCGATTACGATTGCAACACGTTACATCCATTCGCATGCGGCGATGCTGCACCGCGATGATTATGAAAATGCAGTTAAACTGATCGTTGAAGTCATCAAAGGCCTTGACGAAGAGAAAGTCAAAGAAATTACGTTTGGTTAATAGGATAATGGAAAAAAGCCGGATGCGATTATCCGGCTTTTTTCTTGCGTATGCTGGCGCCCTTGCCAGTTGTGCCTGATGCTCAGGACACCGGCGATCAGCTGTTAAGCATTACCCTCCCAGAAAGAAGTAAGGGCTATGCTGATATGGACACCGCATCCGCATTTCCGTTATTTCTTCAGCCCTGACTCCATTACCTCAAGCATTTCCGTATGGTCCTGTTCGTCCGTGTTCTGCCACAGCACTTCAAAAAGGACGCCGAGCCCCGGGAGCATTTTCTCTTCTCCGCTTTGAAGAGCATCCTGGATTGTTGCTTGAAGCTGCTGCTGATCATGTCCAGTGATGTTTGCCATAATGGCCTGTCTTAGATTGAAATTCATGTCCAGCACCTCTTTTAGTTTAGTTTTGAGCGGGCACATGTAGTTTTTGCAATATCGTTTGGATTATGTATAGGAGACAGGCTATAATAGTGATGGTTCAAAGGAAAAGAGGGATTATGTTGAAGCGGATTGAGTCACCAAAAAATCCATTTGCAAAACAACTGAAAAAATTACATACAAAGAAAGAGCGTGAAAAAAGCGGCACGTTTTTAATCGAGGGATGGCACCTTGTAGAAGAGGCGATTGTTTCAAAAACGGGAATTGTTCAGCTGGTTATAAGTGAGGACGAGAGTTTTCCGGCCCATTGGGACGTTTCAGGGATGGAAATCATTTATGCATCACCGGAAGTGATGAAGTCCATCAGTGATATGGAATCGCCGCAGGGAGTTGCCGCCGTATGCACAATCGAAGAAAAACAGCCTGTGCAATTTAAAAAGCTGCTGTTTATTGATGGTGTCCAGGACCCAGGGAATGTCGGCACGCTGATTCGTACGGCTGATGCTGCCGGATTGGACGGAGTCATCCTGGGAAAGGGAAGCGCAGACCTTTATAACAGTAAAGTTCTCCGCTCCACCCAGGGATCTATTTTCCATCTGCCTGTCGTGCGTGCTGATCTGCAGGATTGGATTGCAAAGGTACGTTCAAACGGAATGACGATTTACGGCAGTTCACTGAAGGATGCATCAAATTACAGGGAGATGACCGCTGAACGGCCATATGCCCTTATCGTCGGAAATGAAGGAAGCGGTGTTACCCCGGAACTATTGGCTCAAACGGACCAGAATCTATATATTCCGATTTCAGGAAAGGCGGAATCACTTAACGTGACAGTGGCGGCCGGCATTCTGCTGTTTCATCTGAAATAGGCTCTGTAAACCGAAATTAAACAAAGTTTCAGCTTAGCCTTGAAGTAAAGAAGGTTGCGTGCCGGCGTAATTCCCTCTATAATTAAAAAATAATTGGATAATGACGTTAAAGACGAAGAAGGAGAGCAGTACATTGCCGCTCGCCCTGCCAGGGAGAAGATGCCGCTGACTGGAAGCATCTTCATGTGCGAAGCAATCGAATTCACTCCGGAGTCGGCGCCGGGACTTTTTCCTTTCCGGAAAAATAAAGGCGCATCGGTGAAGAGCCGTTATTTCAATGAAGTGAACCGTTACGCTGCATATATGCGGAGTTGAATGGTTAACAAGGGTGGTACCGCGAAATGAAACCTCGTCCCTTACCAGGGATGGGGTTTTTTTATGTATTGGCGGAATCACTGTTTTATACATAAAGCCAACAAAGGAGGAAAACTGATGGAAGAAAAGCTGATGAGCCTTAAAGAAGAAGCGCTCGGTAAAATTGAGAAGGCAGAGGAATTAAAGGAGCTTCAAGATGTGCGGGTCGCTTATCTTGGAAAAAAGGGACCGATAACAGAAGTTCTGCGCGGTATGAGGAAACTTCCTGCCGAAGAGCGCCCGAAAATGGGGCAGCTTGCCAATGAAGTACGCGCTGCGATCACTGAAACACTCGAAAGCAAGCAGGATCAACTGAAGAAACTTGAGGTCGAAAGAAAGCTCGCATCAGAACAAATCGATGTTACATTGCCGGGACGGCCGGTGAAGCAGGGCAATCATCACCCGCTTACCGCTGTCATAGAGGAAATCGAGGACCTGTTTATCGGTATGGGTTATTCCATCGCTGAAGGTCCTGAAGTAGAAACCGATTATTACAACTTTGAGGCGCTTAACTTGCCGAAGGGACATCCGGCCCGTGACATGCAGGACTCTTTTTACATTTCCGAAGAATTGCTGCTTCGGACACATACCTCGCCGGTACAGGCCCGCACGATGGAAAAGCATGAAGGAAAAGGTCCCGTCAAAATCATTTGTCCGGGTAAGGTTTACCGGAGAGATACAGATGATGCAACACATTCGCATCAGTTCATGCAAATTGAGGGACTTGTCGTAGATGAAAACATCCGGATGAGCGATTTGAAAGGGACCCTTGAAGTGTTTGCGAAACAAATGTTCGGCGAGAATCGCGAAATCCGCCTTCGCCCAAGTTTCTTCCCGTTTACGGAGCCGTCGGTAGAAGTTGATGTTTCCTGCAAAATGTGCGGCGGAGAGGGCTGCAATGTTTGTAAGCAAACAGGCTGGATTGAAATCCTCGGTGCCGGAATGGTGCATCCGAATGTATTGGAAATGGCTGGATTCGATTCCACTAAATATACAGGGTTTGCATTCGGCATGGGGCCTGAGCGGATTGCGATGCTCAAATACGGCATTGAGGACATCCGCCATTTCTATACAGATGATCTCCGTTTCTTAGCACAATTCAAAAGGGCATAACCTGAAATGAAGGAAAACGGCCACAGGAGGGAGCAATTAAAATGCTGGTATCTTATAACTGGTTGAAGGAATATGTGGATATTGCCACTATTACCCCTGAAGAGCTTGCTGATAAAATAACGCTCAGCGGCATTGAAGTGGAAGGGGTCGAAAAACTCGATAAAGGCTTGAAAAATATCATTGTCGGATATGTGCTTCAATGCGAACAGCATCCGAATGCTGATAAATTGAATGTATGCATGGTTGATATCGGTGAGGGTGAACCTGTGCAAATCATCTGCGGTGCGCCGAATGTCGCGAAGGGCCAAAAAGTCGCGGTCGCGAAAGTGGGAGCTGTCCTGCCGGGAAATTTCAAAATCAAAAAGGCGAAGCTCCGCGGGGAAGCATCCAACGGTATGATTTGTTCGCTGCAGGAACTCGGGATTGAAAGCAAACTCGTCGCAAAGGAATTTGCTGACGGCATTTATGTTTTTCCGGAAGATACGAAAGTGGGCACAGACGCCATCAAACAGCTTAACCTTGATGACTCCGTTCTCGAGCTCGGCCTGACGCCGAATCGTGCTGACGCCATGAACATGTTTGGGGTTGCCTATGAGACGGCAGCCATTTTGAAAAAAAATATCAAATTTCCGGAAATTGAACTGAATGCCGGCGGCGGCCATGTTGCCGATGCAGTCTCGGTATCGGTTGAAAACGCTGACGATAACCCGTATTACGGTGCGCGGGTTGTCAGGGATGTGAAAATCGGACCTTCACCGCTCTGGATGCAAAACCGTCTGGTCGCATCCGGCATCCGTCCGAGTAATAACATCGTCGATATCACAAACTATATTATGCTTGAATATGGACAGCCGCTGCATGCGTTCGACCTTGACCGTCTCGGTTCAAAGGAAATCGTTGTCCGCCGGGCGAAGGATGGGGAAAAAATCACAACCCTTGATGATATGGAACGGACGCTGACATCCGCCCATCTAGTCATCACAAATGGAAAAAATCCGGTAGCACTGGCTGGTGTCATGGGCGGAGCCGATTCAGAGGTGCAGAATGATACGGTGAACGTCCTGATTGAATCGGCCGTGTTTGATGGACAGAGGATCAGAACGGCATCAAAAGATCATGGGCTGCGCAGTGAAGCGAGTTCCCGTTATGAAAAAGGCCTTGATCCTTATCGGGCGAAGGAAGCTGCCGACCGGGCAGCTGCTTTGATGTCTGAATATGCAGGAGGCACGGTGCTTGAGGGGATTGCCGAGGCCGACAACCTGACGAAAGAACCGGCTGTATTGACGATTGCTTCCGAAAAGATCAACCGGGTGCTCGGAACTGAGATCAGTGTTTCTGAAACAGCGGATATCTTCAAAGCGCTCCGTTTCGAATATAAAGAAGAAAACGGCGATTTTACGGTCACTGTTCCGACCCGGCGCCCGGATATTACAATCGAAGAAGACTTGATTGAAGAAGTCGGGCGCTTATATGGATATGAAAAAATACCAACTACGCTGCCTGTGCTGGAAGCTAAACCAGGCCGGCTGACTGAATACCAGGAGAAGCGCCGCGCGGTTCGCCGCTATCTTGAAGGTGCAGGATTGATGCAGTCGGTCACTTACTCACTGACAAGCGAGGAAAAAGTACAATCCTACACCGTTCATGAGGGCTTTACGCCGGTGAAATTGGCCATGCCGATGAGTGAAGAACGCAGCATGCTCAGACTCAGCATTGTGCCTCATTTGCTGGATGTTATCCAATACAACATTGCCAGGCAAATTGAGAATGCGGCTTTTTATGAAACGGCATCCGTGTTTCTTTCAAAAGACGGAAGTGCATCTGCTCTCCCTGATG includes:
- the pheS gene encoding phenylalanine--tRNA ligase subunit alpha; amino-acid sequence: MEEKLMSLKEEALGKIEKAEELKELQDVRVAYLGKKGPITEVLRGMRKLPAEERPKMGQLANEVRAAITETLESKQDQLKKLEVERKLASEQIDVTLPGRPVKQGNHHPLTAVIEEIEDLFIGMGYSIAEGPEVETDYYNFEALNLPKGHPARDMQDSFYISEELLLRTHTSPVQARTMEKHEGKGPVKIICPGKVYRRDTDDATHSHQFMQIEGLVVDENIRMSDLKGTLEVFAKQMFGENREIRLRPSFFPFTEPSVEVDVSCKMCGGEGCNVCKQTGWIEILGAGMVHPNVLEMAGFDSTKYTGFAFGMGPERIAMLKYGIEDIRHFYTDDLRFLAQFKRA
- a CDS encoding TrmH family RNA methyltransferase, which produces MKRIESPKNPFAKQLKKLHTKKEREKSGTFLIEGWHLVEEAIVSKTGIVQLVISEDESFPAHWDVSGMEIIYASPEVMKSISDMESPQGVAAVCTIEEKQPVQFKKLLFIDGVQDPGNVGTLIRTADAAGLDGVILGKGSADLYNSKVLRSTQGSIFHLPVVRADLQDWIAKVRSNGMTIYGSSLKDASNYREMTAERPYALIVGNEGSGVTPELLAQTDQNLYIPISGKAESLNVTVAAGILLFHLK
- the sspI gene encoding small acid-soluble spore protein SspI codes for the protein MNFNLRQAIMANITGHDQQQLQATIQDALQSGEEKMLPGLGVLFEVLWQNTDEQDHTEMLEVMESGLKK
- the pheT gene encoding phenylalanine--tRNA ligase subunit beta, whose protein sequence is MLVSYNWLKEYVDIATITPEELADKITLSGIEVEGVEKLDKGLKNIIVGYVLQCEQHPNADKLNVCMVDIGEGEPVQIICGAPNVAKGQKVAVAKVGAVLPGNFKIKKAKLRGEASNGMICSLQELGIESKLVAKEFADGIYVFPEDTKVGTDAIKQLNLDDSVLELGLTPNRADAMNMFGVAYETAAILKKNIKFPEIELNAGGGHVADAVSVSVENADDNPYYGARVVRDVKIGPSPLWMQNRLVASGIRPSNNIVDITNYIMLEYGQPLHAFDLDRLGSKEIVVRRAKDGEKITTLDDMERTLTSAHLVITNGKNPVALAGVMGGADSEVQNDTVNVLIESAVFDGQRIRTASKDHGLRSEASSRYEKGLDPYRAKEAADRAAALMSEYAGGTVLEGIAEADNLTKEPAVLTIASEKINRVLGTEISVSETADIFKALRFEYKEENGDFTVTVPTRRPDITIEEDLIEEVGRLYGYEKIPTTLPVLEAKPGRLTEYQEKRRAVRRYLEGAGLMQSVTYSLTSEEKVQSYTVHEGFTPVKLAMPMSEERSMLRLSIVPHLLDVIQYNIARQIENAAFYETASVFLSKDGSASALPDEVEHLAGAVTGLWESHQWQGVKTPVDFFTVKGILEGMFSLLDVMEDISYQPSQLPGLHPGRTAEIMFKNEKVGYIGQVHPETQAEMDLNETYVFELNLERLLSLEAQELQYTPIPRYPSITRDIAIVADETLSAARAEEVIKEAGGKLLKETSLFDVYQGEHMEEGKKSLAFSLKYYDPERTLTDEEVTETHNGVLRALEEKLNTSLRS
- a CDS encoding M42 family metallopeptidase; the encoded protein is MAKLDETLQMLKELTDAKGIPGNEREARDVMRKYIEPYADEMLMDNIGSLIAKKTGKEGGPKVMVAGHLDEVGFMVTQIDDKGFLRFQTVGGWWSQVMLAQRVTIQTRKGDITGVVGSKPPHILPAEARKKPVEIKDMFIDIGASSKDEAMEWGVKPGDSIVPYFEFTVMNNEKMLLAKAWDNRIGCAIAIDVLKKLKDEAHPNVVYGVGNVQEEVGLRGAKTATNLIKPDIGFAVDVGIAGDTPGITEKEAQSKMGEGPQIILYDASMVSHKGLRDFVTDTADKAGIPYQFDAIAGGGTDAGSIHLTANGVPALSITIATRYIHSHAAMLHRDDYENAVKLIVEVIKGLDEEKVKEITFG